A window from Patescibacteria group bacterium encodes these proteins:
- the prfA gene encoding peptide chain release factor 1, producing MIEKVRKLLAEFSGIEEQLASPENVADQKKFRELSIRYSQINQDVELLRAFESAWQNRTEAEEILQSGDKEMKEIAEEQKILAEKQLAEFEAKLKIALLPKDKNEGKSVIVEVRAGTGGEEAALFAAELTRAYFRFAETENLRTEIISRSEAEAGGVKEIVFRVEGSCAYAKFKFEAGTHRVQRIPATESKGRIHTSAVTVAVLPEAEEVDVEIRPDELRVDTFCSSGPGGQSVNTTYSAVRITHLPTGLIVSQQDEKSQIKNRAKAMQVLRSRLLARYEEEAARERGELRSGMIGSGDRSEKIRTYNFPQDRVTDHRIGQNFSNLPKIMEGNLTEIVAQLAEAELAEKLKIE from the coding sequence ATGATTGAAAAGGTTCGGAAACTTCTCGCTGAATTTAGTGGAATCGAAGAGCAACTGGCTTCGCCGGAGAATGTCGCGGATCAAAAAAAATTCCGTGAACTCTCGATTCGTTATTCGCAAATCAACCAGGATGTTGAGCTTTTGCGCGCCTTCGAATCGGCTTGGCAAAATCGCACCGAGGCGGAGGAAATTCTCCAATCGGGCGACAAGGAGATGAAAGAAATCGCCGAGGAGCAGAAAATTCTCGCTGAAAAACAGCTCGCCGAATTCGAGGCCAAGCTCAAAATCGCCCTGCTGCCAAAGGACAAAAACGAAGGCAAGAGCGTGATTGTCGAAGTGCGTGCCGGAACGGGTGGTGAAGAGGCGGCGCTTTTCGCAGCGGAATTGACCCGCGCTTATTTTCGTTTCGCGGAAACGGAAAATCTCAGAACTGAAATTATTTCGCGGTCGGAGGCGGAGGCGGGCGGAGTCAAGGAAATTGTTTTCCGCGTCGAGGGATCGTGCGCTTACGCCAAATTCAAATTCGAAGCCGGGACACACCGCGTCCAGAGAATTCCGGCGACTGAGTCCAAAGGACGCATTCACACTTCCGCGGTGACGGTCGCGGTGCTGCCGGAGGCGGAGGAAGTCGATGTCGAGATTCGTCCTGATGAATTGCGCGTCGATACTTTTTGTTCGAGTGGTCCGGGCGGGCAGTCAGTTAATACGACTTATTCTGCCGTACGCATCACGCATTTACCGACCGGTTTGATTGTGTCGCAGCAGGACGAAAAGTCCCAAATCAAAAATCGCGCCAAGGCGATGCAGGTGTTGCGCAGTCGTTTACTCGCGCGCTACGAAGAGGAAGCGGCGCGTGAACGCGGCGAATTGCGCAGTGGCATGATCGGTTCGGGTGACCGTTCCGAAAAAATTCGCACTTACAATTTCCCGCAGGATCGCGTGACGGATCACCGCATCGGGCAGAATTTCTCGAACTTACCGAAAATCATGGAAGGTAATTTGACCGAAATCGTCGCGCAGCTGGCTGAGGCTGAGCTGGCTGAAAAATTAAAAATCGAATAA
- a CDS encoding cation-transporting P-type ATPase, with product MPISSAKTGLTSAAVFANRQKFGANVLAVKKPESLWLKFARQFFDLLVVVLLVAAGISCAFGEIVDALVIFGIVILNAVIGFFQEFKTEKMLEALQKLIALKSKVLRNGKIQIVPASEIVVGDILILEEGVKVAADARLFAIDEILMDESILTGESVSVHKFLDTKNPNLAQIFSGTTVVSGGGRAVVTAVGTATEFGKIAELTTTTQKSASPLTKEMQNIGIFVSKVAFAVSALLFIFGYFLRGYSFVESLLFAVAVAVAAVPEGLPVTITTALALGMRRLAEKNALVKDLKSVETLGATTVICSDKTGTLTRNEMVVRRGWLAGHGEFEVTGSGYDPQSGKVEIVRKNLDAQKLFSIFDAVNDAELEQKGRIWKMVGDPTEAALKVAARKFGITQKWRRTQTFPFDSNRKLMSTVIGSEIFVKGAPEKLLARCTHFFENGKIKKLDAKTKKRVLAHAEFFADDALRVLGAAFRSVKKSEKLTPAQAEANLVFVGLLGMYDAPRREVREAVEACRLAGIRITVVTGDFGVTARAIARELGIADEKTRVLTGDELQKLSDRELEKILAKKANIIFARVQPADKLRIVEIYKKLGEVVAVTGDGVNDAPALKRADIGVAMGRCGADVAKEAASLILTDDSFATIVDAISEGRRIYGNMQKFIAYVFACNIGELVTVVASILLNLPLLLTAVLILLVDLGTDMLPSLALGVDPADPLAMREPPRDPNSRILRGRFILRFLWIGVVIGCLVLSGYFGMLLHEGWHFGEALTGSSLIHIRASSFAFATLVIIQLFNLFNFRSATLSAFSRHIQKNLFLWFAILVSVGLVLIVVEFPLAQKIFSTAHLSLAEWSAVVVLSASILFFEEIRKIFARFLTTKN from the coding sequence ATGCCAATTAGCTCCGCCAAGACGGGACTCACGAGTGCCGCAGTTTTCGCGAATCGCCAAAAATTTGGAGCGAATGTGCTTGCCGTCAAAAAGCCGGAAAGTTTGTGGCTGAAATTCGCGCGGCAATTTTTCGATTTGCTCGTTGTCGTTTTACTCGTGGCGGCCGGGATTTCCTGCGCTTTCGGCGAGATCGTCGATGCGCTCGTGATTTTCGGCATTGTTATTTTGAATGCTGTGATTGGTTTTTTCCAGGAATTCAAAACGGAAAAAATGCTGGAAGCGCTGCAAAAATTAATCGCGCTCAAGTCGAAAGTTTTGCGTAACGGTAAAATTCAAATCGTGCCGGCGAGCGAAATTGTCGTCGGAGACATTTTGATCCTCGAAGAAGGTGTCAAAGTCGCGGCGGATGCGCGCCTTTTCGCAATCGACGAGATTCTCATGGATGAATCGATTTTGACCGGCGAGTCCGTCAGCGTTCACAAATTCCTCGACACCAAGAATCCGAACTTGGCGCAGATTTTTTCGGGCACGACAGTCGTGAGTGGTGGTGGTCGCGCGGTCGTCACCGCAGTCGGTACGGCGACCGAATTTGGCAAGATTGCTGAGCTTACGACGACGACCCAGAAATCCGCCTCACCGCTCACTAAGGAAATGCAAAACATCGGAATTTTTGTCAGCAAAGTTGCGTTTGCCGTCTCAGCCTTACTTTTCATTTTCGGCTATTTTTTGCGCGGTTATTCCTTCGTCGAGTCACTGCTCTTCGCGGTCGCAGTCGCGGTCGCGGCGGTGCCGGAGGGTTTGCCGGTGACGATCACGACGGCGCTGGCACTCGGGATGCGGCGGCTGGCGGAAAAAAACGCGCTCGTCAAAGATTTGAAATCCGTCGAGACGCTCGGTGCGACGACCGTCATTTGCTCAGACAAGACCGGTACTTTGACGCGCAACGAAATGGTCGTGCGCCGCGGCTGGCTCGCCGGACACGGCGAATTCGAAGTGACTGGGAGCGGCTATGATCCGCAGAGCGGCAAGGTCGAAATCGTCCGCAAAAATCTCGACGCCCAAAAATTATTCTCGATTTTCGATGCGGTGAATGATGCTGAGCTTGAGCAGAAAGGTCGAATTTGGAAAATGGTCGGCGATCCGACCGAGGCGGCTTTGAAAGTTGCTGCGCGCAAATTCGGCATTACTCAGAAGTGGCGGCGGACGCAAACTTTCCCTTTCGACTCGAATCGTAAATTAATGAGTACGGTTATTGGCTCGGAAATTTTTGTGAAAGGTGCGCCGGAAAAATTGCTTGCGCGCTGCACGCACTTTTTCGAAAATGGCAAAATCAAAAAACTCGATGCGAAGACGAAGAAGCGCGTGCTCGCCCATGCCGAATTTTTCGCGGATGACGCGCTGCGCGTACTTGGTGCGGCGTTTCGCTCTGTGAAAAAAAGTGAAAAATTGACACCCGCGCAAGCTGAAGCGAATTTGGTCTTCGTCGGCTTGCTCGGCATGTACGATGCGCCGCGGCGCGAAGTGCGCGAGGCGGTCGAAGCGTGTCGGCTCGCCGGTATTCGCATTACTGTCGTGACGGGCGATTTTGGCGTGACGGCGCGGGCGATTGCACGCGAGCTCGGTATCGCCGATGAAAAAACGCGCGTGCTGACGGGTGACGAATTACAAAAATTATCCGACCGTGAACTCGAGAAAATTCTCGCGAAAAAGGCGAACATCATTTTCGCGCGGGTGCAGCCGGCGGACAAACTGCGCATCGTCGAAATTTACAAAAAACTGGGTGAAGTCGTGGCGGTGACTGGTGATGGCGTGAATGACGCGCCCGCGCTCAAACGCGCCGATATCGGCGTGGCGATGGGTCGCTGCGGTGCAGATGTTGCGAAAGAAGCCGCGAGCCTCATCTTGACCGACGATTCATTTGCGACGATTGTCGATGCGATTTCCGAAGGACGACGAATTTACGGGAACATGCAGAAATTTATCGCTTATGTTTTCGCCTGCAATATCGGCGAGCTAGTCACCGTCGTGGCGTCGATTCTCCTCAATCTGCCGCTCTTGCTCACGGCCGTGCTCATCTTGCTCGTCGATCTAGGTACGGATATGCTTCCCTCACTCGCGCTCGGTGTCGATCCTGCTGATCCGCTCGCGATGCGTGAGCCGCCACGCGATCCGAATTCGCGCATTTTGCGCGGTCGCTTTATTTTGCGTTTTTTATGGATCGGAGTGGTGATTGGTTGCTTGGTGCTCAGCGGATATTTCGGCATGTTGCTCCACGAGGGTTGGCATTTCGGCGAAGCGCTGACTGGCAGTTCTCTGATTCACATTCGGGCGAGTTCGTTCGCCTTCGCGACACTTGTGATTATTCAGCTTTTCAATCTTTTCAATTTCCGTTCGGCGACACTGTCGGCTTTTTCCCGACACATCCAAAAAAATCTTTTCCTTTGGTTCGCGATCTTGGTTTCGGTCGGACTCGTGCTAATCGTCGTCGAATTTCCGCTCGCCCAAAAAATATTCTCGACAGCGCATCTTTCGCTTGCCGAATGGTCGGCGGTCGTCGTGCTCAGCGCCAGTATTCTATTTTTCGAGGAAATCCGTAAAATTTTCGCGCGATTTTTAACTACCAAGAATTGA
- a CDS encoding MATE family efflux transporter has translation MEARKRLLEGPIVKSILMISIPIILVNTIQTVYQLIDTFWVGRIGTTAVAAVSLSFPITFLLNSFAMGFAMAGSILVAQFNGRGDRRGVALVTGQTLAFVTLVSLAIGALGYFGAEWALSFLTHDPAVLAPAADYLRISFLAMPAVFIFVIFQSMLRGIGDVRLPLLISIATVVLNFFLDPLFLFGWNFIPPLGVAGVAFATLITESLSAVVGLIFLFSKKYNLGVRLSDFRIQKKWLKKIFLLGFPSSIEMSARSLGMVLVTLIVTGFGTLAIATYGIGTKVLMLIIIPAMGFAMATTTLVGNNLGARQHARAEKIVKSGMKIAFISLTALGILVFIFASNLAAFLVPGEVELIARTTMFIRLMAPTFGLIGVQMVILGTVKAAGQTTTAMLLASFHAFMIFFLSYFLSENCALGEFGIWLAYPLANVSALALAFFVYFQKKWLKSDLVFNPTL, from the coding sequence ATGGAAGCGCGCAAAAGATTGCTCGAAGGCCCGATCGTGAAGTCGATTCTCATGATCTCGATTCCGATTATTCTCGTCAATACGATTCAGACGGTTTATCAACTCATCGACACTTTTTGGGTTGGTCGCATCGGAACTACGGCAGTGGCAGCGGTCTCACTCAGTTTTCCAATTACTTTTTTACTCAATTCTTTCGCGATGGGTTTCGCGATGGCTGGTTCGATCTTGGTCGCGCAATTCAATGGTCGCGGTGACAGGCGCGGTGTCGCACTGGTGACTGGTCAGACGCTCGCTTTCGTCACGCTCGTCTCGCTGGCGATTGGTGCGCTCGGCTACTTCGGCGCGGAATGGGCGCTCAGTTTCCTGACTCACGATCCGGCGGTGCTCGCTCCTGCCGCCGACTATCTGCGGATTTCTTTCCTCGCCATGCCGGCGGTTTTCATCTTCGTCATTTTCCAATCGATGCTGCGCGGAATCGGTGATGTGCGTTTGCCGCTGCTCATCTCGATTGCGACGGTGGTGCTCAATTTTTTCCTCGACCCGCTTTTTCTCTTTGGCTGGAATTTCATTCCGCCGCTCGGCGTGGCAGGAGTGGCTTTCGCGACGCTAATCACGGAATCACTCTCGGCGGTGGTTGGTCTCATTTTCTTGTTCTCGAAAAAATACAATCTCGGCGTGCGGCTGTCCGATTTTCGGATTCAGAAAAAATGGCTCAAGAAAATTTTCCTGCTCGGCTTCCCTTCCTCGATCGAAATGTCAGCGCGTTCGCTCGGCATGGTTCTCGTCACGCTTATCGTCACCGGTTTCGGCACGCTCGCAATCGCGACTTATGGCATCGGAACCAAAGTCTTGATGCTCATTATCATTCCCGCGATGGGTTTCGCGATGGCGACCACGACTCTAGTCGGCAATAATCTCGGTGCGCGGCAGCACGCCCGGGCGGAGAAAATCGTGAAATCCGGCATGAAAATCGCGTTCATCTCACTGACGGCTTTGGGGATTTTAGTTTTTATTTTCGCTTCCAATCTCGCGGCTTTTCTCGTGCCGGGTGAGGTGGAGCTGATCGCGCGGACGACCATGTTCATTCGCCTGATGGCGCCGACTTTCGGTTTGATTGGTGTACAGATGGTTATCCTCGGCACGGTCAAGGCGGCGGGACAGACGACGACAGCGATGCTGCTCGCGTCGTTCCACGCTTTTATGATTTTCTTTCTGAGCTATTTTCTCTCGGAGAATTGCGCTCTCGGCGAATTTGGAATTTGGCTCGCCTACCCGCTCGCGAATGTCTCCGCGCTCGCGCTCGCCTTCTTTGTCTACTTTCAAAAAAAGTGGCTGAAGTCCGATTTGGTTTTCAATCCAACTTTATAA
- the prmC gene encoding peptide chain release factor N(5)-glutamine methyltransferase — MPKVSEVLAGSLLDRLDAELFLGEVLNFSPTELFAQPDFEISEAALARFHAFEKSRLAGKSVAVILGHKEFFGLDFFVNENVLIPRPETELLVAEILKIAPRSLLDVGTGSGCVAISAKKNLPHCRVSASDVSPAALAVAQKNSQNLGVEIELIESDLLEKISDEFEVIAANLPYIPDDSREIQKSVADFEPRLALYGGADGLDLIRKLLIQISKLPQKPKFVLLEFGGGAQTEILEKFAQEIFSDSEITILPDLAGIARVLKISRIVKTLKSNKER; from the coding sequence TTGCCGAAAGTTTCGGAAGTTCTCGCAGGCTCGCTGCTTGACCGATTGGATGCCGAGCTTTTTTTGGGTGAGGTTTTGAATTTCTCGCCAACGGAGCTTTTCGCGCAGCCGGATTTTGAGATTTCGGAAGCTGCGTTAGCGCGTTTTCACGCTTTCGAGAAATCCCGTCTCGCCGGCAAATCAGTCGCGGTGATTCTCGGTCACAAGGAATTTTTTGGACTCGATTTTTTCGTCAATGAAAATGTCCTGATTCCCCGTCCTGAGACGGAATTACTCGTTGCAGAAATTCTGAAAATTGCGCCGCGGAGCTTGCTTGATGTCGGGACGGGCTCGGGTTGTGTTGCGATTTCCGCCAAAAAAAATCTGCCGCATTGTCGCGTCAGCGCGAGTGATGTCTCCCCCGCTGCGCTCGCAGTCGCTCAAAAAAATTCCCAAAACTTGGGCGTGGAAATTGAACTGATCGAATCAGATTTGCTTGAAAAAATTTCCGATGAGTTTGAAGTAATCGCGGCGAATTTGCCCTACATTCCGGACGATTCTCGCGAGATTCAAAAATCGGTCGCGGACTTCGAGCCGCGGCTCGCGCTTTACGGTGGTGCGGATGGACTCGATCTGATTCGGAAATTATTGATTCAAATTTCCAAATTACCTCAAAAACCAAAATTCGTTTTGCTCGAATTTGGTGGCGGCGCGCAGACTGAGATTTTGGAAAAATTCGCGCAGGAAATTTTTTCCGATTCGGAAATCACGATTTTGCCTGACCTCGCGGGAATCGCGCGAGTGCTGAAAATAAGCAGGATTGTGAAGACTCTCAAGAGCAATAAAGAGCGATAA
- a CDS encoding S-layer homology domain-containing protein yields the protein MLRKFFLKVLLVLLLTVSSAAALTDPEPNPFASPLAGEKVFTATVTEASAEILSVKNSDGATSSGRMEAIAKYRDGGGPAAAGEFFPGDNVRVLVNAQNVILAAQDSNLLLCDQNFYGWVREPTATTFTLETVEGEKYTVLIGSKTQFRDENSKILFGYAPRADDVVKIHGVVNTNVRQIFTETFGAYISLLDENALAPFLAALAEKKAAAAAELAKKLAEQVFGDVSPDAAFFYAINFIANEKIVAGYDDGNFKPGAEMNRAEFTKILIQTRFADELANFELAEKCFPDVELTDWFAPFVCFAKANGIISGYPDGEFKPANPVNLAEAITILVQAFDFSVEKNSATEWFAPYLQKAQQLQILPTDFAATNANLTRGQMAELVMRALKYTRGELVDYLENLPNAN from the coding sequence ATGCTACGCAAATTTTTTCTCAAAGTTTTACTTGTTCTGCTGCTCACCGTTTCCAGCGCGGCAGCACTCACCGACCCTGAGCCCAATCCTTTCGCGAGTCCCCTCGCCGGAGAAAAAGTTTTCACGGCGACGGTGACCGAAGCGAGTGCGGAAATTTTGTCAGTCAAAAATTCCGACGGTGCGACTTCCTCGGGACGGATGGAAGCCATCGCGAAATACCGTGACGGCGGCGGTCCGGCTGCGGCGGGAGAATTTTTCCCGGGCGACAATGTCCGAGTTTTGGTGAATGCGCAGAATGTCATTCTGGCGGCGCAAGATTCCAATTTGCTTTTGTGTGACCAAAATTTTTACGGCTGGGTGCGCGAGCCGACGGCGACGACCTTCACGCTCGAGACAGTCGAGGGCGAAAAATACACTGTTTTAATCGGTTCAAAAACTCAATTCCGCGACGAAAATTCCAAGATTCTTTTCGGCTACGCGCCGCGTGCGGATGATGTCGTCAAAATTCACGGCGTCGTGAATACGAATGTCCGCCAAATTTTCACGGAGACTTTCGGTGCTTATATTTCACTGCTCGACGAAAATGCGCTCGCGCCTTTTCTTGCGGCACTCGCAGAGAAGAAAGCGGCGGCGGCGGCGGAGCTGGCGAAAAAATTAGCCGAACAGGTTTTCGGCGATGTCTCGCCGGATGCCGCATTTTTTTACGCCATCAATTTCATCGCCAATGAAAAAATCGTGGCGGGTTACGATGACGGCAATTTCAAACCGGGTGCCGAGATGAATCGCGCCGAATTCACCAAAATCCTGATTCAGACGCGCTTCGCGGATGAGCTCGCCAATTTTGAGCTCGCCGAAAAATGTTTTCCGGATGTCGAGCTGACCGACTGGTTCGCACCTTTCGTCTGCTTCGCCAAAGCCAATGGCATCATCAGCGGTTATCCCGATGGTGAATTCAAGCCGGCGAATCCGGTCAATCTCGCCGAAGCGATTACGATTCTCGTCCAGGCTTTTGATTTTTCCGTCGAAAAAAATTCCGCGACGGAGTGGTTCGCTCCTTATTTGCAAAAAGCTCAGCAGCTCCAAATTTTACCCACGGATTTCGCGGCGACGAATGCCAATCTGACGCGCGGGCAAATGGCTGAGCTCGTGATGCGCGCACTGAAATACACCCGCGGCGAGCTCGTCGATTATCTCGAAAATCTACCGAATGCCAATTAG